A single Phoenix dactylifera cultivar Barhee BC4 chromosome 1, palm_55x_up_171113_PBpolish2nd_filt_p, whole genome shotgun sequence DNA region contains:
- the LOC103715989 gene encoding glycine-rich cell wall structural protein 1-like has translation MAGGRGSIWLVCVCWRRGGDVESMTGKGEAGCGSVKGGKKGIAGGGGGEASTDSAGDGMVGTSSGWEKSVGGVGNIEKSVGGGGNGRDDEGTRRGAGYMGRKGGSVIVVGGGGEATRRGGGGGDATSGGGSGVNTGGGGEGTRGGDGRKMDGVGEGGGSRKIGGGNGGASGTGMGGGGH, from the coding sequence ATGGCTGGTGGGAGAGGCAGCATTTGGCTGGTCTGTGTCTGCTGGAGGAGGGGTGGAGACGTGGAGTCGATGACTGGTAAAGGAGAAGCTGGTTGTGGAAGTGTgaagggaggaaagaaaggaattgCGGGAGGTGGAGGTGGTGAAGCATCAACAGATAGTGCTGGAGATGGCATGGTAGGTACGAGCAGCGGCTGGGAGAAGTCTGTTGGTGGTGTAGGAAATATAGAGAAGTCTGTTGGTGGCGGAGGAAATGGGCGTGATGACGAAGGAACAAGACGTGGGGCAGGATATATGGGAAGGAAAGGCGGCAGTGTAATTGTGGTCGGAGGTGGGGGTGAAGCTACAAGAAGAGGCGGGGGTGGTGGTGATGCTACAAGTGGTGGTGGAAGTGGTGTAAATACCGGTGGCGGTGGTGAAGGAACTAGAGGTGGTGATGGTAGAAAGATGGATGGGGTTGGTGAAGGTGGTGGTAGTCGGAAGATTGGTGGTGGCAATGGTGGGGCCAGCGGCACCGGTATGGGAGGTGGAGGACACTGA